In the Gossypium raimondii isolate GPD5lz chromosome 9, ASM2569854v1, whole genome shotgun sequence genome, one interval contains:
- the LOC105798848 gene encoding pentatricopeptide repeat-containing protein At4g15720, with product MKKRLSHNLVSAVNSLHLSGSSKPLSFHKKTRFIQTVQTCNNLVLPTLTHSKILKSGLLNDTIITNHLINGYIKSQQISQAHQVFDEMPEPNVVSYTSLMSGYISASTPQLCLWMFREMHNSPVLPNDFTFATAVNACSILADLQKGKQVHGLVEVFGFRFNLVVCSSLVDMYGKCNEVDFAQLVFDSMADKNVVSWTSMITAYAQNGRGNEALEVFREFNLLDWEIPNKFMLASVINACASSGKLVSGKTTHGAVIRHGHDSNDVVASTLVDMYAKCGCIVYAARVFRRVRNPCVIPYTSMIVAAGKHGLGKVSIELFEEMIDKRIKPNDVTFVAVLHACSHSGLVDQGLEYFNSMSWKHGVVPEAKHYTCVVDMLSRIGRFDEAYRLAKSIKVNPNEGASLWGTLLSASRLHGRLDIAVEASKRLIESDQQVDGAYVTLSNAYVLAGEWENANDLRKKMKQTGVCKEPGCSWIDIKDSTYVFYAGNISFKRGTEVLRMLKELEREMKEKGRSKGLVFVDVEEEAMEETVDHWLKRLNREP from the coding sequence ATGAAGAAGCGGTTAAGCCATAATCTCGTTTCAGCCGTTAACTCCCTACATCTTTCCGGCTCAAGTAAACCGTTAAGCTTCCATAAAAAAACCCGATTCATCCAAACCGTTCAGACTTGCAACAACCTCGTTTTACCAACCTTAACCCACTCCAAAATCCTTAAATCCGGTCTCCTTAATGACACCATCATCACTAATCATCTCATTAATGGCTACATTAAGTCCCAACAAATATCCCAAGCACATCAGGTGTTTGATGAAATGCCCGAACCAAATGTTGTCTCCTACACTTCTCTTATGTCAGGTTATATCAGTGCGAGTACGCCTCAACTTTGTCTTTGGATGTTTAGAGAAATGCATAATAGTCCGGTTTTGCCGAATGATTTTACGTTCGCCACCGCGGTAAACGCTTGTTCGATACTTGCTGACCTTCAAAAAGGGAAACAAGTTCATGGTCTTGTGGAGGTTTTCGGGTTTCGGTTTAACCTCGTCGTTTGCTCTTCGCTTGTTGATATGTATGGGAAATGCAACGAAGTCGATTTTGCTCAGCTGGTTTTCGATTCGATGGCGGATAAGAATGTTGTTTCATGGACTTCGATGATCACtgcatatgctcaaaatggaaGAGGGAATGAAGCACTTGAAGTTTTTAGAGAATTCAATTTGTTAGATTGGGAGATTCCAAATAAGTTTATGTTGGCTAGTGTTATAAATGCTTGCGCGAGTTCGGGGAAGTTGGTTTCGGGGAAGACTACACACGGTGCAGTGATCCGACACGGTCACGATTCGAATGATGTAGTTGCTAGCACATTGGTAGATATGTATGCCAAGTGTGGTTGTATCGTTTATGCTGCTCGGGTTTTTCGGAGAGTTCGGAATCCTTGTGTGATCCCATATACTTCCATGATTGTAGCTGCTGGAAAACATGGACTCGGGAAAGTTTCTATTGAACTTTTTGAGGAAATGATTGATAAAAGAATAAAGCCTAATGATGTTACTTTTGTTGCCGTTTTGCATGCTTGTAGCCATTCTGGTCTAGTAGACCAAGGCCTCGAGTACTTCAACTCGATGTCCTGGAAACACGGGGTAGTCCCAGAAGCAAAGCATTATACCTGTGTTGTTGATATGCTCAGTCGAATTGGTCGTTTTGACGAGGCATATCGGTTAGCAAAATCGATTAAGGTGAACCCTAATGAAGGCGCTTCGTTGTGGGGGACGCTTCTATCGGCTAGTAGACTTCATGGGAGGCTAGATATTGCCGTTGAAGCTAGCAAAAGGCTAATAGAATCCGATCAACAAGTAGACGGCGCGTACGTTACATTGTCGAACGCTTATGTTTTGGCCGGTGAGTGGGAGAATGCTAACGATCTTcggaagaaaatgaaacaaaccGGAGTCTGCAAGGAACCCGGCTGCAGTTGGATCGATATTAAGGACTCGACTTACGTTTTCTACGCCGGAAACATCTCGTTCAAGAGAGGGACCGAGGTATTGAGAATGTTGAAGGAGTTGGAAAGAGAAATGAAAGAGAAAGGAAGGAGTAAAGGGTTGGTATTTGTTGACGTGGAAGAGGAAGCCATGGAAGAAACTGTTGACCATTGGTTGAAGCGATTGAATCGAGAACCATGA